From Triticum aestivum cultivar Chinese Spring chromosome 4A, IWGSC CS RefSeq v2.1, whole genome shotgun sequence, a single genomic window includes:
- the LOC123085795 gene encoding uncharacterized protein — protein sequence MRRCRDAGDRRRHRGSPGRHRRRCLGYVVEYQNAAVADHQDDTSFPSLHHTPPARSRRASIAIDDPLHPTCPGPDAATYQAPPQLHRSKVQRVPSPLIYDCGSRRVCGTGGERSRLVEKLIHDVCVSPWSSGVSSRRSGVPGPYSLQGACRMVWQNGVTSQGFLSRPHTVEPPAYPSHR from the exons ATGAGACGATGCCgcgacgccggcgaccgccgccgccatcgcggATCACCAggacgccaccgccgccggtgCCTCGGATACGTCGTGGAATACCAGAACGCGGCCGTCGCGGATCACCAGGACGACACCTCCTTCCCCTCACTCCACCACACACCGCCTGCCAGATCTCGCCGTGCATCGATAGCCATCGACGACCCACTCCACCCTACCTGCCCCGGCCCTGACGCCGCCACATACCAAGCGCCGCCACAGCTGCATCGATCTAAGGTGCAACGCGTCCCATCACCACTGATCTATGATTGTGGTTCGAGACGGGTCTGCGGCACCGGCGGCGAGAGGAGCCGCCTGGTTGAGAAGCTCATCCATGACGTTTGTGTCAGCCCGTGGTCGTCCGGCGTGTCAAGCCGTCGATCTGGAGTCCCAGGTCCATACTCTCTGCAG GGTGCTTGCAGAATGGTGTGGCAAAATGGAGTAACATCACAGGGCTTCTTGTCGCGCCCACACACCGTGGAGCCGCCAGCCTACCCGAGCCACCGTTGA